Within the Luteolibacter yonseiensis genome, the region CTCGACGGAATTTCCGGATCTCTACGTGCCCGGCAAAATCGGCAGATACACCGTCAGCTATCCCGCCACCACCTCTCCCGAGATCGTGATCGCGCAGGGCGTCGGCACCGACGATCTTTCCGCCGCGCAGGATGCGGGATACGTCTATTACCAGAACGATCCCTCGAAGCCCGGTTACAATCCGAACGAGGAACACGCCTTTTCGATATCACCGCGTGCGTATGCCCTGCGGGACGACCTCAATATCACCAGCGGGGAGAATTACACCTCCGAGCCCTTCCTGCTTCTCGCTTACCAGAATCCCGTCGACGCCCGTCCGGCGATGAAGGCCTACAAGGTGAGGCGGTCGAACGCCACTTATGACTTCGACTACACCGCCACCGCGGGGACCTTGCTGGTGAAACCTTATCCGCTGCCGCTGATGCCGGCGCCGATGGTGGGTACCGGCGCGAACCGGACCAGCAAGGATCTTGAAATCATCGGTGCGGATGCTCCGGCGAACGGAACCGTTTCAACCCTGCCCGCCTACAAGGGATTCACGTTCAAGGATCGCAAGGGATTCACATGGATCCATCGCGGGCCCCATACCGCGGAAGCGTCTCCGACGTTGAGGATGAAGCTGTATTACCCCAGCCGCGAAGGATTTTTCATCCCTTATTCCGGTGAACCCGAGGTAGGGACCCTGATGCCGTTCCTGCGCAGGCCGGAACGGAGCGGACAGGAGTTCAGTTTGAAAGAAATCGATTCCAATGCCGACGGATCTCCCGGTGGGATCGACGAACCTCTGACGATCACCTATCGTCCCGCATGGCCGGCGGATGCTCCGGAACTCCGGGTGGCGGAAACCCTGACCTTGCCGAAGTTCGGCCTGCCGCAGGTGCGCGGGCAGGCGAGCACGGAGATCTTCTATCAGCAGTCCATCGCGAACGCGGCCACCGCGTCCGCGATGTCGAAGCACAGCGTCGTGCTTCATGACCCGACGCGCGAGAAGGTCGCCACCCTTGCCTCCAGTGGCGTGACGCTTGCCGCGGTGCCGTCCCTGCTCAAGACCACCAGCTATCAGGGGAGGACTTATTTCCAAGGACTGCCCGCCCATCTGCAGCAGCGCTTTTACTACGATCCCAACCGAGGGACCAAAGGCACCCTGGTTCTGGCCGGAGCGTTCCATGACGAGCCCGCGGGCGAGGATTATCTGGATCTGAACACCCTCGCCGCCAAGGAGGTGGAGATCATCAAGGCCCTGCTGCCAACGGGCACCACCGGCAAGTCCGATTGGGACTCCGCCATTGACGCCCTGAAGACCCAGGTGGACATCCACGTGCCGGACCCGTCCCGCGCGGGCAGTTATGTGGTCGGAAACTCCATCACTTACCGGACCCAGGAAATTCCCTACACCGAGAATCCGAACATTCCGGTCGACAGCTACGCCCTGACCGCGTCGGGCAAGGGTTCCGGCTATGTCACGATGGTCTTCGGCAATGGCGGCAACCCCGACCAGCAGCCGCAGGAGGATCCGGTCCAGGTGAAGGTCATCAAGGTCGCCAAGCAGCTTTATGTGGGGGACCTGAAGGTCATCCAGTCCGGCAATCCGCTCGACGAGCAGGTCACCCTGCGCCAGAGCGGCGACTTCGCCTCACGCCCCGAGGACTACGAGTTCGAGTGGCGCTGGACGACAGGAGCGGCGAGCGCGCCGGCCGTCTACTCGACCGTCATGACCAAGCGTGTGGGTGATGCGTCGAACGCCTCCAACAAGTGGCTGGTGGTGCGCGATCCCGGTGCCTTGAGACCGACCGCCGACCAATACACCGCTGCCGGAAGCTCCCTGCCATTCCCGCGCGGCGAGAATGTCCATCCTGTTTCCTACGTTCTCGATGCCCAGAACCGTCCGACGTCCGAGGTGATCGCATCGTCCAGTTACACCGATGCCGAGGCGGCCGCGGGCTATCCGGCTCTCGTGGTGAAATCCAGCGTGGGAGTGGATTTCAGCAGCGGCGTCCCCGGTGACATCGTGTTCAGCGCGGCTCTGGGCAGCTACGACGGTCTGGTCCTGTATGTGAACCAGCGTCCGGTGCTCGCGCACAACGCTGCGACAACCGGCCTTGCTCTCACCAACGCGAGCGCGGGTCTCACCCAGAACGGACTCTCCAAACAGTTCAGCATCGCGCCGAGCTATTTCACGGCGGGACCCAACGCGATCGAGGTGGCGGTTTACACCACCGCCGATCCGAACACGGTCACGTCGCTGGACTTCATGCTCGAGGCTTCTCAGGAAACCGACGCGGTCGTGACCGGAGACGTGTGGCAGACGCCGCTCGATCCCACCGGAATCAACACCAACATCGCGATGGTCGGCAGTTCGAGCGAGCTGCCGTTCGGCGGGCCGCAGTTCGTTCTCAACGACCGGTGGTTCACCATGCGCTACCGTCCGAAGGTTTCCAGTGGCAACGTCCTCACCGATGGCTTGAGCCAGAGCCAGGTGAAATGGTCGCGCTGGATGCCTCCGCAGTTCGTGGAAGGATGGATCAAGCGCGTGCTCGCCGCGATCAATCCGTTCGAACAGCGCGTCAAGGACCTGTATAACAACGCGACCAACACCGATGTGAGCGTGCTCACCCAGGCCGGCACGCGTTGGGAAGGGGATGTGGCGCTCACGATGTCGAACATCAATGACGTCGGACTCATCGCGATCTACGAAACGGTGCTCAATCGTGGAAAGGACATGAGCATCAACGCGAATACCAACGATCCCGACACCAACAACGCGCTGACGCTCGCCGCGGGTTATTTGAACGATCTCTACACCATTCTCGGCAACGAGGCCTATGCGGATGCCGCGAACCCGACCATTTCCCTGGACGACCAAACCTCGGTGAACGAGGTGAACACCAGCCGCTTCTCGTTCGAGGGGCAGGTGGCGAGTTCCCTGGAAGAGGAGCTCGCGATGCTTCGCGGGCGGGATGATTTCCTCAGTCCGGGTGTGAGCACCGCACCCGCCTACAACCGCCTTTATTGGAACTATACCCGCGGCATCAACAGCGGCGAGGTGATCTATGCGGTGAATTACAACGTGAAGGAGAAGGTCGGCGGCAGCACGGCGGATGGCGTGATCGACGAGTCGGACGCCCAGCGCATGTTCCCCCAGGGCCATGGCGACGCCTATGGACACTACCTGACCGCGCTCACCGGTTATTATCGCCTGCTCACCAACAGCAACTTCACGTGGACGCCGCGTGCCGAGGCCGTGACCGTGCTCGGCCAGCCGGTGACGGTGGACTACATGGATGAACGGAAGTTCGCCGCCGCGGCATCGAATATCGCGCGCACCGCCCAGCAGATCTGCGCGCTTGTCTTCCGCCAGAGCTACAAGGACGACCCATCGGCGGGCTGGAGTTCCTACCGCGATTCCAGAGGGAGCAACCCGCAGACCGGCATCACCAGCCGCCAGGGACTTGACGAGTGGGTCAGCCGCAGCACCCAGGGAGCGTATCTCAACTGGGCCGTGGCGAACGCGATGGTGCCGGACCATGACATCAGCCATTCGGGCGTGCAGAAAATCGACCGCACCACGGTGCCCGAGATTTCCCAGCTCGTCGCCACGGCCACCAGTTTCCAAACCACGATCGACAATGCGAACTCCGGAATCAATCCGCTGGGCCTGACTTCGGGAACCATCGCCTTCGATCTTTCTCCTTCGGAAATGAAGGCCGGGAACTCCCAGTTCGAGCAGGTGTATTCCCGCTCGTTGAACGCCCTCGTGAACGCGAGCGGCGCCTTCAACCAGGCCAGCCGCATGACCCGTTCGCTGCGCAACCAGCAGAACCAGATCGACGACTACAACACGGCGATCGTCCAGCAGGAACGCGCCTACGTGAACCAGTTGATCGATATCTTCGGCCGCCCTTACTCGGGAGATGTGGGAGCCGGGAAAACCTACGCGCAAGGCTACGTCGGTCCCGATACCGAGCGGTGGTTTGTCTTGAACCGTCCTTCGGATCTGGTGGACACCACCAAGCCCGTGACCGTTACCATGCGTGTTCCCACCCAGGTGAGGGGCTTCACCGGTGACACGATCGCCGATGTGGTGGGAAGCTACAATTCGGTTGATACAAAGGAGGCTGCCGTGACGATCAATCCGAACCGTTTCGCGCAGTTCGCCGAGGTCATGGGAATCGGAGGGACTCGGCCGCAGACGGGTTCCCTGCAGGAAGCGCTGCTGGATTCCTATCTTTCGCAAATGGCGCTGCTCAAGGCGGCCAACGAGTTGAAGGTGAAACAGGCCAATTTCACCCGTCAGGCGTGGGCGTTCAGCGAGATCGTCAGCAACCACCGCATCCAGTTCGATAAAACGAAGGAGACCGCCATCGCGGTGAAATCCCTGCAGACGGCCTCCATGATCATGACGCGCGCGCAGTCCTTCCTCACGATCACCTCCGACACCACCTACCAGATTTCCGAGGCGGCCGCGGAGTCGCTGCCGAAGTCCGTCGGTCTCGCCACCGATGCCACCGCTCCTGTCCGTGGCAGCATCAAGCTCGCCACCTCCACGGTGATGAACGGGATGGCTTACGCGAAATATGGACTCATGGCGGGAGCCATCGCCAGCGAGGCTTCGGCGGATGTTCTCTCCGGTTTGCTGAAGGACACGTTGCAGGAGATGAATCTGGACCTGGAGGAAAAGCAGCTTGCTTATGAAATGGAGGCTTCCTACCGCGACCTTCTCAGCCAGCACTTCGAGTTCGCAGAACTTGTGGCCAACCAGCAGCGCGCCGACCAGAAAGCCGTCAACCTGCGTGCCGAAGGCGACCGCATCCTCGCCGAGCGCGAGGTCTTCCGCCAGCGCGCCGCCGCGGTGATCCAGGGATACCGCACCAGGGATCTCGGATTCCGGATCTTCCGCAATGAGGCGCTGGAGCAATACCGCTCGTTGTTCGATCTCGCGAGCCGCTACAGCTATCTCGCGGCCAAGAGCTACGATTATGAAACCGGCCTCCTCGGCACGGCGAGAGGTCAGGAAGTCTTCGACAAGATCATCGCCTCGCGCTCGCTGGGTGATCTTACCGGCGGCGTGCCTCAATCCACCGTCAGCACGCTCGGCGATGCGGGGCTCGCGGGAACGATGGCCCAGCTCAAGGCGGATTTCTCGGTGGCGGAGGGCCGCCTCGGAATCAACAACCCGGATGAATACGGCACCGTCTTCTCGCTCCGGAAAGAGTTGTTCCGCCTGCTGGACGATCCATCGATCACCAGTGATGAAAACGCGTGGCAGCAGACGCTCGAGCGGCATATCGTGGCGAACGTCCTCGGCGACTCGGATGTGGCGGCTTACTGCCGCATCGCCAGGAAGCCCGATGGCACGGCGATACCCGGCATCGTCATTCCATTCAGCACGACCATCCAGGATGGGAAGAACTTCTTCGGACTCAGCCTGGCGGGTGGTGACCACGCCTACACTCCGAGCAATTTCGCCACCAAGATCTACAACGTGGGCGTCGCGCTTCCCGGCTACGTGGGCATGGATACCTACGCGACCGGCAATGTCGTGAGCGGCACACCCGCCAACGGGGGAGCCAATTCCCTCAGCGCCACGCCGTATGCCTATCTCATTCCGTGTGGCAGCGACTACATGCTCGCCCCGCCGCTCGGAGACAACAACATCCTGCGGGCGTGGCAGGTGAAGGATCAGGCGCTGCCGTTGCCCTACAACCTCGGAGCAAACGACTTCAACAGCACGAAGTTCTTCAACGCCAACGGCACTCTCAGCGAACAGCCCTGGATACTCCGCAAGCACCAGGCCTTCCGGATGGTGCCCGATGCGAGCGCCTTCTACAGCTCCGTGCCGGCCGAGTTCACCAACAGCCGTCTCATCGGCCGCAGTGTCTGGAACAGCAAATGGAAGCTTGTGATCCCTGCCAACACGCTTTCCAACAACGAACAGGACGGTCTGAGCCGGTTCGCCGCCAGCGTGAAGGATATCCAGCTCTTCCTGCGCACCTATTCGAATTCCGGGAACTGATGAAAGCCGCGCTTTCCATCTCCGCCGTGGTTTGCGTGACTGCGGCGGCTGTGTTTCTATGGCGGGCCGGGGAATCCGCTCCTCCCGTATCGCGCTCTCCTGTGCCGGCCCCGTCCCGGGGACCCGCGCCGACTTCGGTGAACGCCGATCCCGCCGATGTGTTCCAGCGGGCGTTCTGGAAGCGTCCCACCGGGGAGGACCGCATCGAGGCGGCAGAACGGCGCGAGTGGGCGGATGCGGATGGGGTGAACCGGTGGCAGTGGTTCATCAAGCTCAAGCCTTCAGCCGCGCTCGTGAAACATCTCCGCGAGGACAATGCGTTCGATCTCCGCCCCAGTGGTGAGATTCCGGTCTCGGACGGGGCTCCATCGTGGTTTTCTTTCAAACGCGGCGAGGTCGAAGTTCTGGAAGCACCGCGCGGGCACATGCGGCTCGTTTTCAGCAAAGATGGCAAGGTGCTTCTGGCGACCGATTCGGGCGGCGGATTCCAACAAGGGGTTTCACACACACCGCAGTCCGCACCCGCACCCGTGCCGGACACCGTCCAAGGCCGTCTGCCCGTTACCTCACCTCCCAAGCCCAATCCATGATTTCCTTTCGAGCGATCCTCTGCCAGTGCGCGATTTCCCTGAGCCTGCTCGCCGCCCATGGCCAGGCCGAATCCCCGCGTGTCCTGAATCACCAGGGGCGGATCGCTGTCGCGGGCGCGAACTTCCAGGGAACCGGCCGGTTCAAATTCGCGCTGGTGAACAGCCAGGGAACGCAGAGTTTCTGGAGCAACGACGGCTCCAGCAACGGAGGAGGCGAACCAACCACCTTCGTTTCACTCGATGTCACCCGCGGCCTCTACTCGGTGCTGCTGGGGGATGCCGCGATCACGAACATGACTCCGGTCCCGGCGGAGGTTTTTCAGAACGCGGACGTCCGCCTGCGCGTCTGGTTCAACGATGGGGTGAACGGTTTCCAACACATCGCCCCCGACCATCGCCTTGCCGCCGCGCCCTACGCGATGATGGCTGAAAAAGCGTTGGAAGTGGACTCTGGTGCGATCGTGGGTGCCCCATCCCGGCAGGTGCTGGCCTGGGGATCCAATGAACATGGACAGACCAGCCTGCCGCCGCTGGCTGGAGTGGCTGCCATTTCCGCACGCGGAGGCCATACCCTGGTGTTGCTGGATGGCGGCACGGTTCTTACCCGTGGCGACGGTCCAGCGGTACCTGCGGGCCTCGATTCGGTGACCGCCATCGCCGCAGGCGGGAATCACAATCTCGCCCGCAGGAGCAATGGCAGCGTCGTGGCCTGGGGGGACAACAGTCTGGGGCAGTCCGCGGTTCCCGCCGGAATCACGACCGCCACGGCGGTGGCGGCGGGTGAGGACCACAGTCTCGCCTTGCTGGCGAACGGAACGGTGAGGGCCTGGGGCGACAATAGTTTCGGACAGACGGACCTGCCGGCGGGCTTGGCGGATGTCATCGCCATCGCCGCCGGCGGCTACCACAGCCTGGCGTTGAAAAGAAATGGAACGGTGGTCGTCTGGGGACGCAGCACCGCGGGGCAGCTCGATGTCCCCGCGGATCTTGCGGACGTCGTCGCGATCGGTGCCGGTGATTTCCACAGTCTCGCCGTCCGGAGGGACGGAACCGTGGTTGCCTGGGGTTGGAACAATGGCCAGCAACTGGCGGTGCCGCCCGGTCTCTCCGGAGTCATTGCGGTTGCCGGCGGCTACTCCTTCAGCGCGGCATTGAAAAGTGATGGAACGTTCGTGGCCTGGGGCACCCGCGGCCCGGGCCTGCTGGATGTGCCGGTTGACGCCAGCCGTCTGACGGCCATCGCCGCCGGAGAAGATCATCTGGTGGCCCTGCGTGCGGATTCCCTTCCCGTGCGTGTCGCCCGCCTTGATGAAAGCAATGTCGGAAAGATTGGAATCGGACGCGCTCCGGTTCTCAACCCCCTCGAAGTCGAGGGAAACGCCAGCAAGACGAGCGCGGGCGGATGGCTCGCCAACTCGGACCGCCGCATCAAGACGGACATCCGCACGGTCACAGGCGCTCTTGAAACCTTGGATCTGGTCCGGCTCGTGGATTTCCGCTACACGGATGACTACCTCGCCCTGCATCCCTCGCTG harbors:
- a CDS encoding DUF642 domain-containing protein, yielding MNRTCSVLSFLGSLMLAAAAMGQYELKSGNFNSMFVPQTASGTAATPSGPPNVTNPPPTSSQFSSMGQVAGGGGPLSDSSTLTSRYPSNTAKNLVLRQVTIGGVFASGVPRFSLGDVITPPLAQADGITTAGSSYWRVQPVQPGEIFQIGGVATTVFPVSNVTVANASINTTSVTVSGTLPASLVVGATILGQPITSIEGNNVTLAGNSNATINSATSVQIMPANTYYYSPHAEKVFASQAGRVTITWVTRVPDANNNYLIRTEDFAVSSNTTLPVRRIYWTEGGFDGPKVQITDSRITTVNPAYYGTVPKAVAKEIQIPGNNPLTPNLTTLSFDKFSGIGQLHAYNVEGRIFIEYLGNVRLGGNIHEFIGSDVVEIVRVPEVHYNTVHLGKEIGPHEPSVSIAPPPGAGTAAEASAMVTNGKVTGLNLINGGSGYGSTAPIVTFATPDKGMAATATATVVNGTVTGLTLVNSGSGYPALTPAPVLSSLQNGSSYYGTTVRPDSTVGYFAERTTSGENTPDDGTPASLDAYNRVVFYWLEAGAYGIQWPKFQDRYWLRWSPNLRDYAHYTVDSSLGNASTGVPFSDGSLPSIIYQDDPAQSEASIDLSTQRLFVNFAADSDQRNRSLLKFIGSSNVWYVNLYSQGEARSLDLDSTMIAENGAITVTVGSTAGLEVGMVVTGAGIPGHGVITRIIDGTRYVMVPVGAGVPVVEGQISNPSFEANAAPAGPGYVSAANSITGWTKAGRVGLNTAAGPFADNGTIPQGSNVAFIQRETGTDNLSTTITGLIAGRSYQVSFGVNARSGNTPTMRVKADGKTLLSEVVSSGGYQVKKVVFTATGATAVLLIENATVSGDHSLLLDNFTLRNFATLVHTVESDVGSPIKTVATVGDRLVAPDGHENAGYISYGTGYFPQGYVNPFVAGIQAANKGAIIPVNVIPADHQQLTVRWFKKIARPSTEFPDLYVPGKIGRYTVSYPATTSPEIVIAQGVGTDDLSAAQDAGYVYYQNDPSKPGYNPNEEHAFSISPRAYALRDDLNITSGENYTSEPFLLLAYQNPVDARPAMKAYKVRRSNATYDFDYTATAGTLLVKPYPLPLMPAPMVGTGANRTSKDLEIIGADAPANGTVSTLPAYKGFTFKDRKGFTWIHRGPHTAEASPTLRMKLYYPSREGFFIPYSGEPEVGTLMPFLRRPERSGQEFSLKEIDSNADGSPGGIDEPLTITYRPAWPADAPELRVAETLTLPKFGLPQVRGQASTEIFYQQSIANAATASAMSKHSVVLHDPTREKVATLASSGVTLAAVPSLLKTTSYQGRTYFQGLPAHLQQRFYYDPNRGTKGTLVLAGAFHDEPAGEDYLDLNTLAAKEVEIIKALLPTGTTGKSDWDSAIDALKTQVDIHVPDPSRAGSYVVGNSITYRTQEIPYTENPNIPVDSYALTASGKGSGYVTMVFGNGGNPDQQPQEDPVQVKVIKVAKQLYVGDLKVIQSGNPLDEQVTLRQSGDFASRPEDYEFEWRWTTGAASAPAVYSTVMTKRVGDASNASNKWLVVRDPGALRPTADQYTAAGSSLPFPRGENVHPVSYVLDAQNRPTSEVIASSSYTDAEAAAGYPALVVKSSVGVDFSSGVPGDIVFSAALGSYDGLVLYVNQRPVLAHNAATTGLALTNASAGLTQNGLSKQFSIAPSYFTAGPNAIEVAVYTTADPNTVTSLDFMLEASQETDAVVTGDVWQTPLDPTGINTNIAMVGSSSELPFGGPQFVLNDRWFTMRYRPKVSSGNVLTDGLSQSQVKWSRWMPPQFVEGWIKRVLAAINPFEQRVKDLYNNATNTDVSVLTQAGTRWEGDVALTMSNINDVGLIAIYETVLNRGKDMSINANTNDPDTNNALTLAAGYLNDLYTILGNEAYADAANPTISLDDQTSVNEVNTSRFSFEGQVASSLEEELAMLRGRDDFLSPGVSTAPAYNRLYWNYTRGINSGEVIYAVNYNVKEKVGGSTADGVIDESDAQRMFPQGHGDAYGHYLTALTGYYRLLTNSNFTWTPRAEAVTVLGQPVTVDYMDERKFAAAASNIARTAQQICALVFRQSYKDDPSAGWSSYRDSRGSNPQTGITSRQGLDEWVSRSTQGAYLNWAVANAMVPDHDISHSGVQKIDRTTVPEISQLVATATSFQTTIDNANSGINPLGLTSGTIAFDLSPSEMKAGNSQFEQVYSRSLNALVNASGAFNQASRMTRSLRNQQNQIDDYNTAIVQQERAYVNQLIDIFGRPYSGDVGAGKTYAQGYVGPDTERWFVLNRPSDLVDTTKPVTVTMRVPTQVRGFTGDTIADVVGSYNSVDTKEAAVTINPNRFAQFAEVMGIGGTRPQTGSLQEALLDSYLSQMALLKAANELKVKQANFTRQAWAFSEIVSNHRIQFDKTKETAIAVKSLQTASMIMTRAQSFLTITSDTTYQISEAAAESLPKSVGLATDATAPVRGSIKLATSTVMNGMAYAKYGLMAGAIASEASADVLSGLLKDTLQEMNLDLEEKQLAYEMEASYRDLLSQHFEFAELVANQQRADQKAVNLRAEGDRILAEREVFRQRAAAVIQGYRTRDLGFRIFRNEALEQYRSLFDLASRYSYLAAKSYDYETGLLGTARGQEVFDKIIASRSLGDLTGGVPQSTVSTLGDAGLAGTMAQLKADFSVAEGRLGINNPDEYGTVFSLRKELFRLLDDPSITSDENAWQQTLERHIVANVLGDSDVAAYCRIARKPDGTAIPGIVIPFSTTIQDGKNFFGLSLAGGDHAYTPSNFATKIYNVGVALPGYVGMDTYATGNVVSGTPANGGANSLSATPYAYLIPCGSDYMLAPPLGDNNILRAWQVKDQALPLPYNLGANDFNSTKFFNANGTLSEQPWILRKHQAFRMVPDASAFYSSVPAEFTNSRLIGRSVWNSKWKLVIPANTLSNNEQDGLSRFAASVKDIQLFLRTYSNSGN
- a CDS encoding tail fiber domain-containing protein — translated: MISFRAILCQCAISLSLLAAHGQAESPRVLNHQGRIAVAGANFQGTGRFKFALVNSQGTQSFWSNDGSSNGGGEPTTFVSLDVTRGLYSVLLGDAAITNMTPVPAEVFQNADVRLRVWFNDGVNGFQHIAPDHRLAAAPYAMMAEKALEVDSGAIVGAPSRQVLAWGSNEHGQTSLPPLAGVAAISARGGHTLVLLDGGTVLTRGDGPAVPAGLDSVTAIAAGGNHNLARRSNGSVVAWGDNSLGQSAVPAGITTATAVAAGEDHSLALLANGTVRAWGDNSFGQTDLPAGLADVIAIAAGGYHSLALKRNGTVVVWGRSTAGQLDVPADLADVVAIGAGDFHSLAVRRDGTVVAWGWNNGQQLAVPPGLSGVIAVAGGYSFSAALKSDGTFVAWGTRGPGLLDVPVDASRLTAIAAGEDHLVALRADSLPVRVARLDESNVGKIGIGRAPVLNPLEVEGNASKTSAGGWLANSDRRIKTDIRTVTGALETLDLVRLVDFRYTDDYLALHPSLGDGRFLNVIAQEFAAVFPDHVRGGGEKLSDGSEILQVDTYPLTIYSAAAIQELHRENEVLKKRVADQEARLRKLEAAIGEGDR